One Drosophila virilis strain 15010-1051.87 chromosome 5, Dvir_AGI_RSII-ME, whole genome shotgun sequence DNA window includes the following coding sequences:
- the Or47b gene encoding odorant receptor 47b isoform X2, protein MMASGDFRSYLRLVRGFFGEFRSVLRQKSQPPRLALHYHRAFMVLLCIYPNRCLLANSTYKHCNLFALCNSSVFLLTVMLAVHESTNVIDMGDDIVWIIGITLILTKIFYIYLCANEIDEVIEDLNYYEEIFKPHNHLPLELAEHELANAEIKRWQRFCYLVESTMLISVVSFLLLFNFAIGVQPLITGTELPFHVILPFGWHHTEIHPHSHAFIYIWQYITSQYNLLSICNIDLLGIHSFLHTALNLKILCIELRKLGEGQLDNDLFHVQFCKIVQFHQHIIRTVQKVNRVFRGSFIAQMIASFCLISMSTFETMAASEDPKVAAKFILLMIITFVQLSYWCLAGTLVYSQVGFSSPICLTLFSTSLFFAVPGCGPGSVRYHGLAYQICCYSAQYPIHDQALPETARLCGQSISALHTDHLLNRKTMANIYLKPFSMQRFLINRYSSSATESWLCCANRCRI, encoded by the exons ATGATGGCCAGCGGGGATTTTCGGTCATATTTGCGCCTGGTGCGCGGCTTCTTTGGCGAATTTCGATCGGTGCTGCGCCAGAAATCGCAGCCGCCACGCCTCGCCTTGCACTACCATCGTGCGTTTATGGT ATTGCTCTGCATCTATCCAAATCGCTGCCTGTTGGCCAATTCCACTTACAAGCACTGCAATCTTTTTGCATTGTGTAATTCGAGCGTGTTTCTGCTAACGGTTATGTTGGCCGTACACGAGTCCACCAATGTCATCGATATGGGTGACGACATCGTCTGGATAATTGGG ATAACCCTCATACTGACCAAAAtcttttacatttatttgtgCGCCAATGAAATTGATGAAGTGATTGAGGATCTGAATTACTATGAGGAAATCTTTAAGCCACATAACCATCTGCCCTTGGAACTGGCTGAGCATGAGCTGGCAAATGCGGAGATTAAGCGCTGGCAGCGCTTCTGCTATCTGGTCGAGTCGACCATGCTCATAAGTGTGGTGTCCTTCTTGTTGCTCTTCAATTTTGCAATTGGCGTACAGCCTCTGATTACGGGCACAGAGCTGCCCTTCCACGTGATTTTACCCTTTGGCTGGCACCACACCGAAATTCATCCGCACTCGCATGCGTTCATTTATATCTGGCAGTACATCACCTCGCAATACAATTTGTTGTCCATCTGCAACATTGACCTGCTGGGCATACACTCCTTTCTCCACACAGCTCTCAATCTGAAGATCTTATGCATTGAATTGCGCAAGTTGGGCGAAGGGCAGCTCGACAACGACCTGTTCCATGTGCAGTTCTGCAAGATTGTTCAGTTCCATCAGCATATAATACG CACTGTGCAGAAGGTCAATCGGGTGTTTCGCGGCTCCTTTATTGCCCAGATGATAGCCAGCTTTTGCTTGATTTCGATGTCCACCTTCGAGACGATGGCCGCAAGTGAAGATCCCAAGGTGGCAGCCAAGTTTATCCTCTTAATGATCATTACATTCGTCCAGCTCTCTTACTGGTGTCTGGCAGGCACCCTGGTCTACAGTCAGGTTGGCTTTTCCTCTCCGATATGTCTGACGTTGTTTAGTACTTCCTTGTTTTTTGCAGTCCCTGGATGTGGCCCAGGCAGCGTTCGATATCATGGACTGGCATACCAAATCTGTTGTTATTCAGCGCAATATCCTATTCATGATCAGGCGTTGCCAGAGACCGCTCGTCTATGCGGGCAGTCCATTTCCGCCCTTCACACTGACCACCTACTCAATCGTAAGACAATGGCGAATATCTATCTAAAGCCTTTCAGTATGCAGCGTTTTCTCATCAACAGATACTCAAGCAGTGCTACAGAGTCTTGGCTTTGCTGCGCGAATCGATGTAGAATTTAA
- the Or47b gene encoding odorant receptor 47b isoform X1: MMASGDFRSYLRLVRGFFGEFRSVLRQKSQPPRLALHYHRAFMVYGLLCIYPNRCLLANSTYKHCNLFALCNSSVFLLTVMLAVHESTNVIDMGDDIVWIIGITLILTKIFYIYLCANEIDEVIEDLNYYEEIFKPHNHLPLELAEHELANAEIKRWQRFCYLVESTMLISVVSFLLLFNFAIGVQPLITGTELPFHVILPFGWHHTEIHPHSHAFIYIWQYITSQYNLLSICNIDLLGIHSFLHTALNLKILCIELRKLGEGQLDNDLFHVQFCKIVQFHQHIIRTVQKVNRVFRGSFIAQMIASFCLISMSTFETMAASEDPKVAAKFILLMIITFVQLSYWCLAGTLVYSQVGFSSPICLTLFSTSLFFAVPGCGPGSVRYHGLAYQICCYSAQYPIHDQALPETARLCGQSISALHTDHLLNRKTMANIYLKPFSMQRFLINRYSSSATESWLCCANRCRI; the protein is encoded by the exons ATGATGGCCAGCGGGGATTTTCGGTCATATTTGCGCCTGGTGCGCGGCTTCTTTGGCGAATTTCGATCGGTGCTGCGCCAGAAATCGCAGCCGCCACGCCTCGCCTTGCACTACCATCGTGCGTTTATGGTGTATGG ATTGCTCTGCATCTATCCAAATCGCTGCCTGTTGGCCAATTCCACTTACAAGCACTGCAATCTTTTTGCATTGTGTAATTCGAGCGTGTTTCTGCTAACGGTTATGTTGGCCGTACACGAGTCCACCAATGTCATCGATATGGGTGACGACATCGTCTGGATAATTGGG ATAACCCTCATACTGACCAAAAtcttttacatttatttgtgCGCCAATGAAATTGATGAAGTGATTGAGGATCTGAATTACTATGAGGAAATCTTTAAGCCACATAACCATCTGCCCTTGGAACTGGCTGAGCATGAGCTGGCAAATGCGGAGATTAAGCGCTGGCAGCGCTTCTGCTATCTGGTCGAGTCGACCATGCTCATAAGTGTGGTGTCCTTCTTGTTGCTCTTCAATTTTGCAATTGGCGTACAGCCTCTGATTACGGGCACAGAGCTGCCCTTCCACGTGATTTTACCCTTTGGCTGGCACCACACCGAAATTCATCCGCACTCGCATGCGTTCATTTATATCTGGCAGTACATCACCTCGCAATACAATTTGTTGTCCATCTGCAACATTGACCTGCTGGGCATACACTCCTTTCTCCACACAGCTCTCAATCTGAAGATCTTATGCATTGAATTGCGCAAGTTGGGCGAAGGGCAGCTCGACAACGACCTGTTCCATGTGCAGTTCTGCAAGATTGTTCAGTTCCATCAGCATATAATACG CACTGTGCAGAAGGTCAATCGGGTGTTTCGCGGCTCCTTTATTGCCCAGATGATAGCCAGCTTTTGCTTGATTTCGATGTCCACCTTCGAGACGATGGCCGCAAGTGAAGATCCCAAGGTGGCAGCCAAGTTTATCCTCTTAATGATCATTACATTCGTCCAGCTCTCTTACTGGTGTCTGGCAGGCACCCTGGTCTACAGTCAGGTTGGCTTTTCCTCTCCGATATGTCTGACGTTGTTTAGTACTTCCTTGTTTTTTGCAGTCCCTGGATGTGGCCCAGGCAGCGTTCGATATCATGGACTGGCATACCAAATCTGTTGTTATTCAGCGCAATATCCTATTCATGATCAGGCGTTGCCAGAGACCGCTCGTCTATGCGGGCAGTCCATTTCCGCCCTTCACACTGACCACCTACTCAATCGTAAGACAATGGCGAATATCTATCTAAAGCCTTTCAGTATGCAGCGTTTTCTCATCAACAGATACTCAAGCAGTGCTACAGAGTCTTGGCTTTGCTGCGCGAATCGATGTAGAATTTAA
- the Or47b gene encoding odorant receptor 47b isoform X3, protein MMASGDFRSYLRLVRGFFGEFRSVLRQKSQPPRLALHYHRAFMVYGLLCIYPNRCLLANSTYKHCNLFALCNSSVFLLTVMLAVHESTNVIDMGDDIVWIIGITLILTKIFYIYLCANEIDEVIEDLNYYEEIFKPHNHLPLELAEHELANAEIKRWQRFCYLVESTMLISVVSFLLLFNFAIGVQPLITGTELPFHVILPFGWHHTEIHPHSHAFIYIWQYITSQYNLLSICNIDLLGIHSFLHTALNLKILCIELRKLGEGQLDNDLFHVQFCKIVQFHQHIIRTVQKVNRVFRGSFIAQMIASFCLISMSTFETMAASEDPKVAAKFILLMIITFVQLSYWCLAGTLVYSQVGFSSPICLTLFSTSLFFAVPGCGPGSVRYHGLAYQICCYSAQYPIHDQALPETARLCGQSISALHTDHLLNHTQAVLQSLGFAARIDVEFNIT, encoded by the exons ATGATGGCCAGCGGGGATTTTCGGTCATATTTGCGCCTGGTGCGCGGCTTCTTTGGCGAATTTCGATCGGTGCTGCGCCAGAAATCGCAGCCGCCACGCCTCGCCTTGCACTACCATCGTGCGTTTATGGTGTATGG ATTGCTCTGCATCTATCCAAATCGCTGCCTGTTGGCCAATTCCACTTACAAGCACTGCAATCTTTTTGCATTGTGTAATTCGAGCGTGTTTCTGCTAACGGTTATGTTGGCCGTACACGAGTCCACCAATGTCATCGATATGGGTGACGACATCGTCTGGATAATTGGG ATAACCCTCATACTGACCAAAAtcttttacatttatttgtgCGCCAATGAAATTGATGAAGTGATTGAGGATCTGAATTACTATGAGGAAATCTTTAAGCCACATAACCATCTGCCCTTGGAACTGGCTGAGCATGAGCTGGCAAATGCGGAGATTAAGCGCTGGCAGCGCTTCTGCTATCTGGTCGAGTCGACCATGCTCATAAGTGTGGTGTCCTTCTTGTTGCTCTTCAATTTTGCAATTGGCGTACAGCCTCTGATTACGGGCACAGAGCTGCCCTTCCACGTGATTTTACCCTTTGGCTGGCACCACACCGAAATTCATCCGCACTCGCATGCGTTCATTTATATCTGGCAGTACATCACCTCGCAATACAATTTGTTGTCCATCTGCAACATTGACCTGCTGGGCATACACTCCTTTCTCCACACAGCTCTCAATCTGAAGATCTTATGCATTGAATTGCGCAAGTTGGGCGAAGGGCAGCTCGACAACGACCTGTTCCATGTGCAGTTCTGCAAGATTGTTCAGTTCCATCAGCATATAATACG CACTGTGCAGAAGGTCAATCGGGTGTTTCGCGGCTCCTTTATTGCCCAGATGATAGCCAGCTTTTGCTTGATTTCGATGTCCACCTTCGAGACGATGGCCGCAAGTGAAGATCCCAAGGTGGCAGCCAAGTTTATCCTCTTAATGATCATTACATTCGTCCAGCTCTCTTACTGGTGTCTGGCAGGCACCCTGGTCTACAGTCAGGTTGGCTTTTCCTCTCCGATATGTCTGACGTTGTTTAGTACTTCCTTGTTTTTTGCAGTCCCTGGATGTGGCCCAGGCAGCGTTCGATATCATGGACTGGCATACCAAATCTGTTGTTATTCAGCGCAATATCCTATTCATGATCAGGCGTTGCCAGAGACCGCTCGTCTATGCGGGCAGTCCATTTCCGCCCTTCACACTGACCACCTACTCAATC ATACTCAAGCAGTGCTACAGAGTCTTGGCTTTGCTGCGCGAATCGATGTAGAATTTAATATAACATAA
- the Or47b gene encoding odorant receptor 47b isoform X4 yields the protein MMASGDFRSYLRLVRGFFGEFRSVLRQKSQPPRLALHYHRAFMVYGLLCIYPNRCLLANSTYKHCNLFALCNSSVFLLTVMLAVHESTNVIDMGDDIVWIIGITLILTKIFYIYLCANEIDEVIEDLNYYEEIFKPHNHLPLELAEHELANAEIKRWQRFCYLVESTMLISVVSFLLLFNFAIGVQPLITGTELPFHVILPFGWHHTEIHPHSHAFIYIWQYITSQYNLLSICNIDLLGIHSFLHTALNLKILCIELRKLGEGQLDNDLFHVQFCKIVQFHQHIIRTVQKVNRVFRGSFIAQMIASFCLISMSTFETMAASEDPKVAAKFILLMIITFVQLSYWCLAGTLVYSQSLDVAQAAFDIMDWHTKSVVIQRNILFMIRRCQRPLVYAGSPFPPFTLTTYSIILKQCYRVLALLRESM from the exons ATGATGGCCAGCGGGGATTTTCGGTCATATTTGCGCCTGGTGCGCGGCTTCTTTGGCGAATTTCGATCGGTGCTGCGCCAGAAATCGCAGCCGCCACGCCTCGCCTTGCACTACCATCGTGCGTTTATGGTGTATGG ATTGCTCTGCATCTATCCAAATCGCTGCCTGTTGGCCAATTCCACTTACAAGCACTGCAATCTTTTTGCATTGTGTAATTCGAGCGTGTTTCTGCTAACGGTTATGTTGGCCGTACACGAGTCCACCAATGTCATCGATATGGGTGACGACATCGTCTGGATAATTGGG ATAACCCTCATACTGACCAAAAtcttttacatttatttgtgCGCCAATGAAATTGATGAAGTGATTGAGGATCTGAATTACTATGAGGAAATCTTTAAGCCACATAACCATCTGCCCTTGGAACTGGCTGAGCATGAGCTGGCAAATGCGGAGATTAAGCGCTGGCAGCGCTTCTGCTATCTGGTCGAGTCGACCATGCTCATAAGTGTGGTGTCCTTCTTGTTGCTCTTCAATTTTGCAATTGGCGTACAGCCTCTGATTACGGGCACAGAGCTGCCCTTCCACGTGATTTTACCCTTTGGCTGGCACCACACCGAAATTCATCCGCACTCGCATGCGTTCATTTATATCTGGCAGTACATCACCTCGCAATACAATTTGTTGTCCATCTGCAACATTGACCTGCTGGGCATACACTCCTTTCTCCACACAGCTCTCAATCTGAAGATCTTATGCATTGAATTGCGCAAGTTGGGCGAAGGGCAGCTCGACAACGACCTGTTCCATGTGCAGTTCTGCAAGATTGTTCAGTTCCATCAGCATATAATACG CACTGTGCAGAAGGTCAATCGGGTGTTTCGCGGCTCCTTTATTGCCCAGATGATAGCCAGCTTTTGCTTGATTTCGATGTCCACCTTCGAGACGATGGCCGCAAGTGAAGATCCCAAGGTGGCAGCCAAGTTTATCCTCTTAATGATCATTACATTCGTCCAGCTCTCTTACTGGTGTCTGGCAGGCACCCTGGTCTACAGTCAG TCCCTGGATGTGGCCCAGGCAGCGTTCGATATCATGGACTGGCATACCAAATCTGTTGTTATTCAGCGCAATATCCTATTCATGATCAGGCGTTGCCAGAGACCGCTCGTCTATGCGGGCAGTCCATTTCCGCCCTTCACACTGACCACCTACTCAATC ATACTCAAGCAGTGCTACAGAGTCTTGGCTTTGCTGCGCGAATCGATGTAG
- the Or47b gene encoding odorant receptor 47b isoform X5, translating to MMASGDFRSYLRLVRGFFGEFRSVLRQKSQPPRLALHYHRAFMVLLCIYPNRCLLANSTYKHCNLFALCNSSVFLLTVMLAVHESTNVIDMGDDIVWIIGITLILTKIFYIYLCANEIDEVIEDLNYYEEIFKPHNHLPLELAEHELANAEIKRWQRFCYLVESTMLISVVSFLLLFNFAIGVQPLITGTELPFHVILPFGWHHTEIHPHSHAFIYIWQYITSQYNLLSICNIDLLGIHSFLHTALNLKILCIELRKLGEGQLDNDLFHVQFCKIVQFHQHIIRTVQKVNRVFRGSFIAQMIASFCLISMSTFETMAASEDPKVAAKFILLMIITFVQLSYWCLAGTLVYSQSLDVAQAAFDIMDWHTKSVVIQRNILFMIRRCQRPLVYAGSPFPPFTLTTYSIILKQCYRVLALLRESM from the exons ATGATGGCCAGCGGGGATTTTCGGTCATATTTGCGCCTGGTGCGCGGCTTCTTTGGCGAATTTCGATCGGTGCTGCGCCAGAAATCGCAGCCGCCACGCCTCGCCTTGCACTACCATCGTGCGTTTATGGT ATTGCTCTGCATCTATCCAAATCGCTGCCTGTTGGCCAATTCCACTTACAAGCACTGCAATCTTTTTGCATTGTGTAATTCGAGCGTGTTTCTGCTAACGGTTATGTTGGCCGTACACGAGTCCACCAATGTCATCGATATGGGTGACGACATCGTCTGGATAATTGGG ATAACCCTCATACTGACCAAAAtcttttacatttatttgtgCGCCAATGAAATTGATGAAGTGATTGAGGATCTGAATTACTATGAGGAAATCTTTAAGCCACATAACCATCTGCCCTTGGAACTGGCTGAGCATGAGCTGGCAAATGCGGAGATTAAGCGCTGGCAGCGCTTCTGCTATCTGGTCGAGTCGACCATGCTCATAAGTGTGGTGTCCTTCTTGTTGCTCTTCAATTTTGCAATTGGCGTACAGCCTCTGATTACGGGCACAGAGCTGCCCTTCCACGTGATTTTACCCTTTGGCTGGCACCACACCGAAATTCATCCGCACTCGCATGCGTTCATTTATATCTGGCAGTACATCACCTCGCAATACAATTTGTTGTCCATCTGCAACATTGACCTGCTGGGCATACACTCCTTTCTCCACACAGCTCTCAATCTGAAGATCTTATGCATTGAATTGCGCAAGTTGGGCGAAGGGCAGCTCGACAACGACCTGTTCCATGTGCAGTTCTGCAAGATTGTTCAGTTCCATCAGCATATAATACG CACTGTGCAGAAGGTCAATCGGGTGTTTCGCGGCTCCTTTATTGCCCAGATGATAGCCAGCTTTTGCTTGATTTCGATGTCCACCTTCGAGACGATGGCCGCAAGTGAAGATCCCAAGGTGGCAGCCAAGTTTATCCTCTTAATGATCATTACATTCGTCCAGCTCTCTTACTGGTGTCTGGCAGGCACCCTGGTCTACAGTCAG TCCCTGGATGTGGCCCAGGCAGCGTTCGATATCATGGACTGGCATACCAAATCTGTTGTTATTCAGCGCAATATCCTATTCATGATCAGGCGTTGCCAGAGACCGCTCGTCTATGCGGGCAGTCCATTTCCGCCCTTCACACTGACCACCTACTCAATC ATACTCAAGCAGTGCTACAGAGTCTTGGCTTTGCTGCGCGAATCGATGTAG